CATAAGGAGGGAAATAATCTTTTTCATCAACGGAGCCCCCTTTCCTACTTCGTCTCATCTTCCATCATGAGATGGTAATGGATAAAATCGAAGAAATGCGTTTCGCCTTCCCCGTTCTCTTCGATCATCTCTGTCGCGCGGGTTTTCACTTCTTCCGCTGCTTGATCTTCTCCAATAATCAGGAAATATTCATTCATGAAAAAGTACATCGCCAGTGATTCATACGTTACCGCCGGCTGAAGTGTCTCGCGGTCGTACCTTCCGAACAATCGTCCTTCTTCCGCCCATTCGGTTTTAAGCCATTCCTCAAAAAGGTCCGAGGATAAACCAATTCGTTCTCGGTTAATGGCAATCAGCAATTGATCAATCGGATGGACAACTTCGCTTTTCACATAAACTTCATTTACCACATCGAAATACTCCGGAAAGAATACTTCACTGGCATCGACGTTCTCCAACACACGATCTGCGTTCATATCTTTTGGCACGTCGTCGATCAAATAACTCAAGGTCACTCGCTGGGCCGGAAATTCCACTTGCCAATCGTAATAATCGACCGTGTACCCATTATTCGTCTGGATCCGAGAAATCGTTTCAATAATCCGGTCTGCGGTATCGGAATATTCGCTCTGTCCGAACAAATCAGCCGCTTCCCTTAGCACTGCAGCTATCCGGATATCATCGATCAGCGCATTAACGCTTGCATCTTCATAAATCAGCCATTTGATAAAAAAATCTTCCCCTTCTTCTACCACAAACTCATTCATCAGGTTGTTGTACTGAAGTTCAAATTGTTCCGCGTCTTCCATCATCACTAAATATTCCATATACAGTCCGATACTTTCGGATAAATATTGTGAGTCCGGGGCAGAGGGATAGGCATGGATAAACCGCTTTTCATCGAAATAATTTTCTGCGAAGCCTTCAGGCACCGCTTTTTCGTCCACTCCCTCTTCGCTATCATCCGGCAACTGCTGCTCTTCACTCGGAGGTGTAGGTTCACTTGTTTCCTCACTGCATGCGCCAAGGACCACCGCAGGAACCAACACCAACAAGAGCCATTTCCTCATGAATCCACTCTCCCTTTGAAACGCTGGGTTTTGTCCCAGGCGATTGTTTTTTTGCGCAATTTGCTCCATGTATAAGTAGAGACACTGCGGATCAATAGCAGGATGAACAATTGGGCATAAGTGAAATACATGACCAAAATGTACAGCACATTGGTCAGTGATACATTGCGATCAATGACCAGCGCACTTAGAAGCTGTGCAGTGTAAACTATATAAGTCATGAACCATAACATCATGAGCGGCGCCCCGATATTCGGGATATCCACCCCAGCAACGCTCAAGATGAAGAAAACATCCGATATCAGCAACATCAATACGAAAATCAGGTATGTGAAGAGATGCTGTAAACTGAGCACGAAAGTTTTTCCTCTCCAATGCGACCGATCCTTTATCGATTTCTCCAGTAAATAGAGATTCCCCGTTAACCAGCGTGTTCGCTGTTTGATGAAGGCTTTCAAGGTCTCGGGCTCCTGCTCCCACGTACGCGAAGTCGGGATCACCGGCAATACATAACCTGCTGCAGTCAAGCGGACCGTGAGCTCGGCATCTTCTGCCAGCGCGTATACGTCATAGCCTCCCAGCTTTTCAATGACCGAACGGCGCAAAAGCATATTGGTCCCTGCGAGAGACCCAAGTCTGAAAAGTGCCCAACGCCCGCATTGCATAAGCAGCTGGAACACTTGGAATTCGAGCGCGATCATTCGGGTCAATATATTCGTATCCACATTCTTGGTTTTGACGTACCCGACAGCACCTGCCGCATTCGGCACCGCTTCTGCCGCCTGGACCAATTTCTCCAAAGCATCTGGTTCTGGTTCATTATCAGCATCATAAACCACGAAATAATCCGACTCCGTCACGCTCAACCCATAGTTCAAGACCCGTGATTTGCCTTTTGGATTGCCGGGCGGCACGGGAATATAATGGATGCGCGAAAAGACTTCCGCGAATTCCTGGACGATGGCAGCCGTCCCATCCTTCGAACTATCATCCAATAAGTAAACATCAAGCTTTCCTTCATATCTCAGCCGCGCCATGGCACGCAATGTATTTTCGATGACGATTTCTTCATTATGCGCTGGAATCAACACGGCCACGCTCGGATAATGCTTGGCCTTCGGCGGATTGCGGAACCGCAGCCGGTACCAAACGCCTCCGATTGTCACCGCGGAATAGAACAGCAGCAAAATCCAAAACAGGACGACAGTGGCGGTGATGATTATATTCATATGGCCTTACCTAAAGCACGCGACAATTCATTTAAATTGGATACCTGCTCCTTTCTGACTTCATAAGGTGAATCTAGTAAATTCAATTCCTGCTTCACCTTGTCCCGGTAGCGTTCCATCATGAGTCGGACGCCTTCCTCATCGATATCTTTCAGCAGCAGGTAAATCGATTGCCCGGTCGAGGTCGCCAAGTCGAATTTCTGGCGGATCGTTGACAAAGTCGCCCGTTCAAGAGACTCCTTGATGTTTTGCTGCGTGCGCTTGTTTTTTATATTGATCGAGATTTCCACAAACCAGGCTTCTTCCTGGCGGCGTTCTGTCGTCTTCAGCACCCATTGGGCCTGCTCTGTGAACTCATTCACCGTCAGGATATCGGTCTCTCCGTGATATTTCTGGAGAAGCTGCACTTGCCTGCGCAATTCGCTTGCTTCGTAGCCAATTTGCTTGATCTGGTTGAGCAACAGCCAGAACGACAGGATAAAACCGGTAAACAGCAGATGGCTATAGACATACATGATTTCCAATTCCGGCCGTTGCGTGAAGAAAAAGGCAAAGATCGTCAAGAAAATCCCATAGCTTAAAATGATGCTTATGCCATACAGGAATACATAGCGTTCATGAATTAAAGTCATGAACAAGATTGAGAGCCCCGCTACGAGCAGCATCTCGGTAGAAAACGGCAGAACCAGAGAAAATAATGCCCACCCGAATCCAAGCATCGTTAAAATCAGAATTCCAAGTTTCAAATTGTTTTTCATTCTGCCCACCCCATCGCATAGGTTAAAATACCTGTTATTTATTTCAATATTATAAATATTGAAATATCATAAACCTATACTACTACACAAAAACAATTTAAACTAGTATAAAAAGTATTGTCAGTAATAATATCCTGTGATTTTTTGAGTGTTTTAGGTATTAAGTATTATTTAATCTTAATTTTCAGATATTATTTTCGCCATGTAGAAAGATTCATCCTCCACTCCCTGAAGCAATTGAAAGCGGATACAATAATTCCCATCAAAATCCAGGGTTTTTCTGAAAAAAATTCCGGTTCCATCGCTTGCCGTTTCAACCAAGCAGAAAAAACGCAACAAAAAAAGCTGCCGAACCGGCAGCTTTTCCAGAGTGTTGAAGAAGTCTATGGTTTGCTCTCAACTACGAAAAAAGAGTGTCTTTTGCTTTCTTCAACAGTCAATGACCTCTCTGAGTATTTGGAGATGTGTTCGCTCGACTCCGGTGGATCAGCGAGACGACCGAGACCCCGCAAGACGCGAAGCGGCTGAGGAGGCTTGGGCGCGAGCCCACGGAAAGCGAGCGATAAGCTTCGGAAAATGCGACTTCCTGAGTTTCTCGACAACCTGAAATGCTGCCGAACCGACAGCTTTCCTTTGTTTTATAAATACGTATACATGACTGGATTATCCATGTTTTTCTTTAAGCGCTTGAATCCATTCTTTTTGTAATAAGCCCTGATTTTCTTATTATAGGCCTCGTCTTGTTTACTTGTATTCGTATAATAGCCAGGAATGACAACCAGCAGCTCAACATCTAGGAAACGCAACTCCTCCAGCATCTTCTGGCCAAAGGATTCCCCGATGCCTTTATTGCGCTCATCTTCTGCCACTTTCAAATCATCAAATACAGCAACCAGCCCAAAGACATCATCGATATCTGGAATATGCTTCAGGTCGCGATACACTTCCCCCAAACCCTCAGAGATGTGTTCCGCATACATGGCTAAAGATTCAAGCGAACTGCGCTGTGGATTAAACAAATAGAAACGGGCATCTCCTACTTGTACCTGCTCGTCTTGCCCTTTCAGTGTACAGTCTGCTTCACAAGCAAAGATTTCAGTTCCCGGCCGCATCTGGATCCGGTAGTCGACGTGGATATCATCTTCTGTAATCATCGAATCTCCTCCTCACAGTGTCCATTCGGTTGAACTTATATTTAGTATGTCATTCATTATCAGAAAATTCAATCGATAAATGAAACTATTGTCCCGTCTTTTCTTCGGCTAATTTCTGTTCGAATAACTCCAATAGCCGAGCTTTCAATTCAGGGCGTTGAAGGGCAAACTCGATCGTCGTTTCGATAAACCCGTATTTCTCGCCTACATCGTAGCGCTTGCCGTCAAAAGCAAACCCCAGGACTGGACGAATTGCGTTCAATTTTCCGATGGCGTCTGTCAATTGGATCTCCCCACCCGCACCGGGTTGCTGTTCAGCCAGCAATTGAAAAATTTCCGGCGTCAGCACATACCTGCCCATGATGGCAAAATTGGAAGGCGCATGTCCCGGCGCCGGCTTTTCAACAAAATGGTCGACTTTCATAACGGAGCCCTCGATTTCAGACGGGGCAATGATGCCGTAACGATGCGTTTCGCTATCGCTGACCTCCTTGACGCCAATGACCGGGCTCCCTGTTTTTTCAAATTGCTCCACCAATTGAAGAAGCGCTGGTGGATCGTTTTGGACAATATCATCCCCAAGCAACACCGCAAACGGCTCATCTCCAATAAAGTGGCGCGCTGACCAAATGGCATGGCCGAGGCCGAGCGGCTGTTTTTGGCGGATGTAATGGATTTCCACTTCAGATGTCGCCAAGACCGAGTCCAGCATGTCGAGCTTTCCTTGTTCTTTTAGTAAGTGTTCAAGTTCAAAGGCATGGTCGAAATGATCTTCAATGGCCCGCTTACCCTTACCCGTGACGATGATAATGCTCGTGATGCCAGAGGCGATTGCTTCTTCTACAATGTATTGGATCGTCGGCTTGTCGACAATCGGCAGCATTTCTTTGGGCATCGCTTTGGTTGCCGGCAAAAAACGGGTACCAAGGCCCGCCGCCGGAATGATTGCTTTAGTAATCTTCATGGACCTTCTCACCTTTCCTCATGCAGTCGTTTACTTGAGAGTATAGCATTGTTTCCAATAAGCAAAAAAGCCTCCGCTAGGGCGGAGGCTTTTGCTTAAGCGAACAGGTGAGCGAACAGGACGATGACCGGCAAGGTAATCACTGTGCGCAATAGGAAAATCACCAATAGCTCCCAGAACTTCACCGGGATATTTGATTTCAAAATCAAGATGCCAATTTCAGACATATAAATCAATTGCGTGAGCGACATACCAGCGATGACGAATTTCGTCAGGTCGCTCTCGATGCCACTGCCAAGAACAGCAGGCAAGAACATGTCCGCAAATCCAACCAGTAAGGTCGGTGCAGCTTGAGCTGCTTCTGGCAAGCCTAGCACTGTCAGTAGTGGGATGAGCGGATATGCGATAATCCGGAAAATTGGCGTATATTCCGCAACGATTAAGGCGGCCGTCCCCAGCGCCATCACCAACGGTATCAACCCTAGCCAAATGTCCATGACCGTCCCGATGCCAGACTGCGCCAGCTTCTTGCCGCTAGCAGCACGACTCGCTTTCAGACGGGCTGCTTCAAAGCCCCATTTGACCAAAGACACATTTTCTGGAACCGTGTCGTCAATTTGTTTGCCGACACCTTCGCGGTATGTATCAGTTTTACGAGACAAAGGCGGAATGCGCGGCATGATGACTGCTGCAACGAGGCAGGCAACTGAAACTGCCAGATAAAACGGCAGGAATAAATGACCGATGCCAATGACGTTTGCGACTACTAAACTAAAGGCGACCGAAGCGATTGAAAACGTTGTTGCAATGACAGCCGCTTCCCGTTTTGTGTAGTAGCCTTCGTCATACTGTTTCATCGTTACAAGTACTCCTACTGGTGCCGCGCCCATCCAGGAGGCCATGGCATCGATCGACGAACGGCCTGGAAGTGTGAACACCGGACGCATCACTTTATTGAGCAAAGTTCCAACGAATTCCATCAAGCCGAATTCAACGAGCAGCGGCAACAAGATGCCGGCAAACAAGAACCAAGTCAAGAGCACCGGCGCCAGGTCATAAAGCACAACGCCGCCTGTATTGCGCGAAGCGATCGCTTCAGGGCCGACTTCATAGAATGCCATGACGCCAACCGCAAACCCGATAAAACGAATGGCCAAGCTGACAGGGCCGATAATGAAAATTGGGCGCAGCATCTCGGAATTACGGATAAAGGCAGGCTTTGCGATTGTCGCTGCCAGGCCTGAGAACGCTGAGAAACCAAGAAGAATTAGAATGAAGCCAGGAATCCACTCGCCGAATGTGCTGAGCAAGAAAGAAGCCAAAATGCCGACTCCTATTGTAATTTGACCCTCATACGAAACAGGTACCAAAAATAAGAGCGCACCGATTAGTGATGGGATGATGAATTTCCATGTGGCAGATGGCGATAAAGCCTGTTTCTCTTTTGGAATGCTAGTCATGAACGTTTCCCCCTTTTGTATAATCCCCTTCAATTGTTACCGTAAATTCGTTAACGCCTGGTCGAGCACGCGAATGCCTTCATCGATCTGCTCTTGCGTGACAACGAGCGGCGGAATCATCCGGATGACTTCTCCTGAATTGCCGCATAAATAGAACAGCACCCCTTGCTTCAGGCAATCATCCAAAACTTCCATGACCGCTTTCCCGTCCGGTCGTTTCGTTTTAGGATCCATCAATTCGATGCCAATCATAAGCCCAACGCCACGCACTTCACGGATGACTGGATGCTTTTGCTTTAGCTTATCCAGCTCTTTGAGGGCATAGGCGCCCAGTGTTTGGGCATTTTCCAATAGCCGTTCTTCTTTTAATACTT
This is a stretch of genomic DNA from Planococcus maritimus. It encodes these proteins:
- a CDS encoding glycosyltransferase is translated as MNIIITATVVLFWILLLFYSAVTIGGVWYRLRFRNPPKAKHYPSVAVLIPAHNEEIVIENTLRAMARLRYEGKLDVYLLDDSSKDGTAAIVQEFAEVFSRIHYIPVPPGNPKGKSRVLNYGLSVTESDYFVVYDADNEPEPDALEKLVQAAEAVPNAAGAVGYVKTKNVDTNILTRMIALEFQVFQLLMQCGRWALFRLGSLAGTNMLLRRSVIEKLGGYDVYALAEDAELTVRLTAAGYVLPVIPTSRTWEQEPETLKAFIKQRTRWLTGNLYLLEKSIKDRSHWRGKTFVLSLQHLFTYLIFVLMLLISDVFFILSVAGVDIPNIGAPLMMLWFMTYIVYTAQLLSALVIDRNVSLTNVLYILVMYFTYAQLFILLLIRSVSTYTWSKLRKKTIAWDKTQRFKGRVDS
- the galU gene encoding UTP--glucose-1-phosphate uridylyltransferase GalU, producing MKITKAIIPAAGLGTRFLPATKAMPKEMLPIVDKPTIQYIVEEAIASGITSIIIVTGKGKRAIEDHFDHAFELEHLLKEQGKLDMLDSVLATSEVEIHYIRQKQPLGLGHAIWSARHFIGDEPFAVLLGDDIVQNDPPALLQLVEQFEKTGSPVIGVKEVSDSETHRYGIIAPSEIEGSVMKVDHFVEKPAPGHAPSNFAIMGRYVLTPEIFQLLAEQQPGAGGEIQLTDAIGKLNAIRPVLGFAFDGKRYDVGEKYGFIETTIEFALQRPELKARLLELFEQKLAEEKTGQ
- a CDS encoding YjiH family protein encodes the protein MTSIPKEKQALSPSATWKFIIPSLIGALLFLVPVSYEGQITIGVGILASFLLSTFGEWIPGFILILLGFSAFSGLAATIAKPAFIRNSEMLRPIFIIGPVSLAIRFIGFAVGVMAFYEVGPEAIASRNTGGVVLYDLAPVLLTWFLFAGILLPLLVEFGLMEFVGTLLNKVMRPVFTLPGRSSIDAMASWMGAAPVGVLVTMKQYDEGYYTKREAAVIATTFSIASVAFSLVVANVIGIGHLFLPFYLAVSVACLVAAVIMPRIPPLSRKTDTYREGVGKQIDDTVPENVSLVKWGFEAARLKASRAASGKKLAQSGIGTVMDIWLGLIPLVMALGTAALIVAEYTPIFRIIAYPLIPLLTVLGLPEAAQAAPTLLVGFADMFLPAVLGSGIESDLTKFVIAGMSLTQLIYMSEIGILILKSNIPVKFWELLVIFLLRTVITLPVIVLFAHLFA